From Streptomyces griseorubiginosus, one genomic window encodes:
- the sufD gene encoding Fe-S cluster assembly protein SufD, whose translation MAEAQNIPVGSTTAGSIAVAAESTVATRMSAPPSFDVQDFPVPHGREEEWRFTPLERLRGLHDGTAVATGAGVTVDVQAPEGVTVETVGRDDARIGRAGTPVDRVAAQAYSAFEKAGVVTVPKETVLTEPIRIAVHGEGGVRYGHQVVELGAFAEAVVVIDHTGDAVLAANVDYILGDGAKLTVVSVQDWDDKAVHVAQHNALVGRDASFKSVVVTFGGDLVRLHPRVSYAGTGGEAELFGLYFTDKGQHQEHRLLVDHNAPHCKSNVVYKGALQGDDAHAVWIGDVLIEAKAEGTDTYEMNRNLVLTDGARVDSVPNLEIETGEIVGAGHASATGRFDDEQLFYLMARGIPADEARRLVVRGFFAELVQQIGVDDIEERLLVKIDEELEATV comes from the coding sequence ATGGCTGAGGCCCAGAACATCCCGGTGGGATCCACCACCGCCGGCTCGATCGCGGTGGCCGCCGAGTCGACCGTCGCCACGCGCATGAGCGCGCCCCCGTCCTTCGACGTGCAGGACTTCCCCGTCCCGCACGGCCGGGAGGAGGAGTGGCGGTTCACCCCGCTGGAGCGCCTGCGCGGGCTGCACGACGGCACCGCGGTCGCCACCGGCGCCGGCGTGACGGTGGACGTGCAGGCCCCCGAGGGCGTCACCGTCGAGACCGTCGGCCGTGACGACGCCCGGATCGGCAGGGCGGGCACCCCGGTGGACCGCGTCGCCGCCCAGGCGTACTCGGCGTTCGAGAAGGCCGGCGTGGTCACCGTCCCCAAGGAGACGGTCCTCACCGAGCCGATCCGCATCGCCGTGCACGGCGAGGGCGGGGTCCGCTACGGCCACCAGGTCGTCGAGCTCGGGGCCTTCGCCGAGGCCGTCGTCGTCATCGACCACACCGGTGACGCGGTGCTCGCCGCCAACGTCGACTACATCCTGGGCGACGGCGCCAAACTGACCGTCGTCTCCGTCCAGGACTGGGACGACAAGGCCGTCCACGTGGCCCAGCACAACGCGCTGGTCGGCCGGGACGCGTCCTTCAAGTCGGTCGTCGTCACCTTCGGCGGCGATCTGGTACGGCTGCACCCGCGCGTCTCCTACGCCGGCACCGGCGGCGAGGCCGAGCTGTTCGGGCTCTACTTCACCGACAAGGGCCAGCACCAGGAGCACCGCCTCCTGGTCGACCACAACGCCCCGCACTGCAAGTCCAACGTCGTCTACAAGGGCGCGCTCCAGGGCGACGACGCGCACGCGGTGTGGATCGGCGACGTGCTCATCGAGGCCAAGGCCGAGGGCACCGACACGTACGAGATGAACCGCAACCTCGTCCTCACCGACGGCGCCCGCGTCGACTCCGTGCCGAACCTGGAGATCGAGACCGGCGAGATCGTCGGCGCCGGGCACGCGAGTGCGACCGGCCGCTTCGACGACGAGCAGCTCTTCTACCTGATGGCCCGCGGCATCCCGGCCGACGAGGCCCGCCGTCTGGTGGTCCGCGGCTTCTTCGCCGAGCTGGTCC